A genomic stretch from Candidatus Dormiibacterota bacterium includes:
- a CDS encoding response regulator transcription factor, whose translation MALVKTILVVDDEPHIVTLVRDYLERGGFSVFTAADGPTALRTASTQHPDLVVLDLGLPGIDGLDVTRSLRRNGTVPIIMLTARTDESDKLIGLELGADDYLTKPFSPKELVARVRSVLRRSEAAKAPGDLIRSGDVELIAPSMELSIAGKRIELTPTEFQLLATMARQPGRVFSRAQLLNAVHGDAGEPFERAIDAHIKNLRRKIEPDPHNPRYLLTVFGVGYRFADGRR comes from the coding sequence ATGGCGCTGGTGAAGACGATCCTGGTGGTGGACGACGAGCCGCACATCGTCACGCTGGTACGCGACTATCTCGAGCGTGGGGGCTTCTCGGTGTTCACGGCAGCCGACGGGCCGACGGCGTTGCGGACAGCGTCCACGCAGCACCCCGACCTCGTTGTCCTCGACCTCGGCCTGCCCGGCATCGATGGCCTCGACGTGACCCGCTCCCTGCGCCGCAACGGGACGGTTCCCATCATCATGCTGACCGCGCGCACCGATGAATCCGACAAGCTGATCGGTCTCGAACTCGGTGCCGACGACTATCTCACCAAGCCCTTCAGCCCCAAGGAGCTGGTCGCGCGCGTGCGCTCGGTGCTCCGTCGCAGCGAAGCCGCCAAGGCGCCGGGCGACCTGATTCGCTCGGGGGACGTCGAGCTGATCGCGCCGAGCATGGAGCTGAGCATCGCCGGCAAGCGAATCGAGTTGACACCGACGGAATTTCAACTGCTCGCGACCATGGCACGGCAGCCGGGCCGCGTGTTCAGCCGGGCCCAACTCCTCAATGCTGTCCATGGTGATGCGGGCGAACCGTTCGAGCGCGCGATCGACGCCCACATCAAGAACCTGCGCCGCAAGATCGAGCCGGACCCACACAATCCCCGGTACCTGTTGACCGTCTTCGGCGTCGGTTATCGCTTCGCGGACGGACGGCGATGA
- the leuB gene encoding 3-isopropylmalate dehydrogenase encodes MAARIVVLPGDGIGPEVTAAARRVLDAAAGKVGIALDYVDDVVGGAAVDAYGVALRPQTLRLCKTADAILFGAVGGPKWDDAAPDSKLRPGSALLGLRKGLGLFANLRPVRVDAAMVATSVLRPERVHGVDLLVVRELTGGLYFSRPKRRYMTARGEAAVDTMRYSTPEIERVAVRAFELARLRRRKLLSVDKANVLETSRLWRAVVSRVAQHYPDVACSHMLVDAFAMELLRRPQAYDVVLTENLFGDILTDEASMLAGALGMLPSASLGAGTLGFYEPIHGSAPDIAGKDIANPIGAILSAALLLRWSLNREDAAQAIERAVSHVLATGLRTADTAPDAETAVGTTAMADAIVDALG; translated from the coding sequence ATCGCCGCGCGCATCGTGGTACTGCCTGGAGACGGTATTGGTCCGGAGGTGACCGCCGCCGCGCGGCGAGTCCTGGACGCCGCCGCGGGCAAGGTTGGCATCGCCCTCGACTATGTCGACGATGTCGTGGGCGGTGCGGCGGTCGATGCCTACGGCGTGGCGCTGCGACCGCAGACACTTCGTCTCTGCAAGACGGCGGACGCCATCCTTTTCGGCGCGGTTGGGGGTCCCAAATGGGACGATGCGGCACCGGACAGCAAGTTGCGGCCCGGCTCGGCGCTGCTCGGGCTTCGCAAAGGCCTGGGCCTCTTCGCCAACCTGCGTCCGGTCCGGGTCGATGCCGCCATGGTCGCCACCTCGGTCCTGCGACCGGAGCGAGTCCACGGCGTCGATCTGCTGGTGGTTCGCGAGCTGACGGGTGGCCTCTATTTCAGCCGGCCCAAGCGGCGCTACATGACCGCGCGCGGTGAAGCCGCCGTCGATACCATGCGATACAGCACTCCGGAAATCGAGCGGGTTGCGGTGCGGGCGTTCGAGCTGGCCCGCTTGCGGCGCCGCAAGCTCTTGTCGGTCGACAAGGCCAACGTGCTCGAGACCTCGCGGCTGTGGCGAGCGGTCGTCAGCCGGGTCGCGCAACACTACCCCGACGTCGCCTGCAGCCACATGCTGGTGGACGCCTTCGCGATGGAACTGCTCCGCCGGCCGCAGGCTTACGACGTCGTGCTCACGGAGAACCTCTTCGGCGACATCCTTACCGACGAGGCGTCGATGCTGGCCGGCGCGCTGGGGATGCTGCCGTCCGCGAGCCTCGGCGCCGGAACGCTGGGATTCTATGAGCCGATCCACGGGTCGGCACCGGACATCGCGGGAAAAGACATCGCAAATCCGATCGGCGCGATCCTGAGCGCCGCGCTCCTGCTGCGCTGGTCGCTCAACCGGGAGGACGCGGCGCAGGCGATCGAGCGCGCCGTCTCACACGTGCTCGCGACAGGCCTTCGCACCGCCGATACCGCCCCAGATGCTGAGACCGCGGTGGGAACCACCGCGATGGCCGACGCGATCGTGGACGCGCTGGGTTAG
- a CDS encoding ATP-binding protein, which translates to MGRRFLWRIAGFIAAAFLVIAVVLTIGVVLAGTALGLIEAPHAVRFVAIAALVLLVLLIVRGSRRFQRMAVNLGEFVDAAGRIEAGDYGVQVAERGPRELRTLARAFNAMSARLAAADRNRRAFVADLTHELRTPLAIIRGQAEGIGDGVYPGDQAHVTPILDAAASLDTLVDALATMTLADVGSLRLKREAVDVPVLVTSSLAAFQSAADAASVRLVADLEPDLPAVDADPARIRGVLGNLLSNAIRYTPAGGTVTASARRTGDSITFAVRDTGQGIPSELRPRIFERFVKGPGSPGSGLGLAIAKDVVTAHGGTIEAISEPGKGTEIRFTLAVAR; encoded by the coding sequence ATGGGACGCCGATTCCTCTGGCGGATTGCCGGCTTCATCGCGGCTGCCTTTCTGGTCATCGCGGTGGTCCTCACGATTGGCGTCGTGCTCGCCGGCACCGCCCTCGGTCTGATCGAGGCGCCACACGCCGTTCGCTTCGTCGCGATTGCGGCACTGGTCCTGTTGGTGCTCCTCATCGTTCGCGGCAGCCGGCGGTTTCAACGGATGGCCGTCAACCTTGGCGAGTTCGTCGATGCCGCCGGGCGGATCGAAGCCGGCGACTACGGGGTGCAGGTCGCGGAGCGCGGACCGCGCGAGCTTCGCACGCTGGCGCGCGCCTTCAACGCGATGAGTGCGCGTCTCGCTGCCGCCGACCGCAACCGGCGCGCCTTTGTCGCCGACCTGACCCATGAGCTGCGGACGCCGCTGGCCATCATCCGCGGGCAAGCCGAGGGCATCGGTGACGGTGTCTACCCCGGCGACCAGGCGCACGTGACGCCGATCCTCGACGCCGCGGCGTCGCTTGACACGCTCGTCGACGCGCTGGCCACCATGACGCTTGCCGACGTGGGCAGCCTGAGGCTCAAGCGTGAGGCCGTCGACGTGCCGGTCCTGGTCACCAGCAGCCTGGCGGCGTTTCAAAGCGCCGCGGATGCCGCCTCGGTACGGTTGGTCGCGGACCTCGAACCGGACCTGCCGGCGGTCGACGCGGATCCGGCGCGGATTCGGGGTGTCCTCGGCAACCTGCTCTCCAATGCAATTCGCTACACGCCGGCGGGCGGGACCGTCACCGCCAGTGCTCGACGAACGGGCGACAGCATCACGTTCGCGGTCCGCGACACCGGCCAGGGAATCCCGAGCGAGCTGCGACCGCGCATCTTCGAGCGCTTCGTCAAAGGTCCCGGCTCGCCGGGTTCGGGCCTCGGGCTGGCGATCGCGAAAGATGTCGTGACCGCCCACGGGGGCACCATCGAAGCAATCAGCGAACCCGGAAAAGGGACGGAGATCCGCTTCACGCTCGCGGTCGCACGATAA
- the thrC gene encoding threonine synthase: MTAGIIERYAAYLPVTPSTPRITLGEGSTPLVRSSRIGPAIGLDQLYFKCEGLNPSGSFKDRGMALATARAIEAGARTLMCASTGNTSASASAYAARFRLRAVVVVPAGGVAAGKLAQALAYGAIIVTVKGSFDRALTLVRKLADEPAVALVNSVNPYRIEGQKTAAFEIVEQLGRPPAQLFIPVGNAGNITAYWRGFRELASRSGASLPTLHGAQARGAAPLVSGRPVARPQTVASAIRIGNPASWSAAIAARDESGGTIEAVSDDEIMAAHRRLAREEGLLVEPASAAAVALLLKRAAARTLGGKPVVCVLTGHGLKDPQALTRGLRVPRPVEPTLKALRRAIG; the protein is encoded by the coding sequence ATGACCGCCGGCATCATCGAGCGTTATGCGGCGTATCTGCCAGTGACGCCGTCTACACCCCGGATCACGCTTGGTGAGGGGTCGACGCCACTGGTGCGGTCGTCGAGGATCGGGCCGGCGATCGGGCTCGACCAGCTCTATTTCAAGTGCGAGGGCCTGAATCCAAGCGGATCGTTCAAGGACCGCGGGATGGCACTCGCCACGGCGAGGGCGATTGAGGCCGGGGCCCGAACGCTGATGTGCGCCTCGACTGGGAACACGAGCGCCTCGGCGTCCGCCTATGCCGCGCGCTTTCGCCTGCGCGCTGTCGTCGTCGTGCCCGCGGGAGGCGTCGCCGCCGGAAAGCTGGCGCAGGCGCTCGCCTATGGCGCGATCATCGTGACGGTCAAGGGATCGTTCGACCGTGCGCTGACCCTTGTGCGCAAGCTGGCCGACGAGCCGGCCGTCGCCCTGGTGAACTCGGTCAACCCCTATCGCATCGAAGGCCAGAAGACAGCGGCTTTCGAGATCGTCGAACAGCTGGGTCGCCCTCCGGCACAGCTCTTTATTCCGGTCGGCAACGCCGGCAACATCACCGCCTACTGGCGAGGGTTCCGCGAGCTCGCCAGCCGCAGCGGCGCGTCACTCCCGACGCTGCACGGCGCGCAGGCGCGGGGAGCGGCGCCGCTGGTCAGCGGGCGGCCGGTCGCACGGCCGCAGACGGTCGCGTCCGCGATTCGGATCGGCAACCCCGCCTCGTGGAGCGCCGCCATTGCGGCGCGTGACGAGTCGGGCGGCACGATCGAAGCCGTCAGCGACGACGAGATCATGGCGGCGCATCGACGGCTGGCGCGCGAGGAAGGCCTGCTGGTCGAGCCGGCATCAGCAGCCGCCGTCGCCCTCTTGCTGAAAAGGGCGGCCGCTCGAACCCTGGGCGGCAAGCCGGTTGTTTGCGTGCTCACCGGTCACGGGCTCAAGGATCCGCAGGCCCTGACTCGCGGCTTACGAGTGCCTCGCCCCGTCGAGCCGACGCTGAAGGCGCTGCGGCGCGCGATCGGCTAA